From Gloeocapsa sp. PCC 73106:
TGGTGTGGATTTATTCCCTCTGGGTAAACTCACAGAAGATCTAGCTGTCATGGGTAAACTCAGCGGCACAGAAGCACTCAAATACGCAGTACAATTCTTCAAAAATAATGCGATCGCTATTCTCATAGACGTGCCAAAAATCATTGAAGAAGAGAATATAGAAGCACTGTTAATAGATCAAAGCTGTTCAGGAGGATCTACAGTTGCCGAATTACTCGGTGTTCCCTTTATCACTATATGTAGTGCAGTAGTATTAAATCGAGAGGTCGGAGTGCCTCCTTTTAACACACTCTGGCCATATAGCCCTACCATTTGGGCGCGACTACGTAACCAAATCGGTTATAAGATACTTGATCGCCTTGCTCAACCCATTAGAGATGTAACTATCGAATATCGTCAACGGTGGAACTTACCCCAGCACACCGATATCAACCAAGCCTACTCACCCTTAGCTCAAATTAGTCAGCAACCCGCTGAATTCGAATTCCCTAGAGAAACACTCCCCCAGTGGTTTCATTTCACTGGTCCTTACCATTATTCTGCACCCAGAGAACCAGTTCCCTTTCCCTGGGAAAAACTTACACAACAACCCCTAATTTACGCCTCTATGGGGACTGTGCAAAATCGTCTTATAGAGGTATTTGAGACAATCGCCTCTGCTTGCGTGGGATTAGACGCCCAATTAGTAATAACCTTAGGAGGTTCAACCGAATCTCTCCCAGAATTACCAGGAAATCCTCTGGTAGTAAGCTATGCTCCTCAACTAGAACTTCTACGAAAAGCAGCTTTGACTATTACTCATGCAGGTATGAACACAACCCTAGAATGTTTAACTAATGGAGTCCCCATGGTAGCGATTCCCATCGCCAACGATCAGCCAGGGATAGCCGCACGCATAGCTTGGACAGGAGTAGGGGAAGTCATACCTTTTAAAAAATTAACTTCTGAGAAGCTCAAAAAGGCGATTAGAAAAGTCCTAACAGAAGATCACTACAAAGCAAATGTACTAAGACTGCAACAAGCTATTCAAAAAGCAGGAGGAGTAAGTCAAGCAGCCGATATTATCGAAAAAGCTGTAACTACAGGTGAACCCGTTTTAGCATAAATAATCAAAATAGCAGTATTGTAAATACAACAATTAGTTAACAAAGGATTCTTATCCTATGTCAAATCCCATTCTAGAAACTCAACTTCCCGATGGTAGAACGATATTTTGTGTGCGGGAGCAAGAAGTACCTATTCTTTACAAGCAGATTCAAGGCTATCTTAAATATCAAATCAAACTCCATCCAGGAGATACCGTATTTGATGTAGGGGCTAATATAGGTTTATTTAGCTTATGGGCTTATCAAACCTGTCAGAATGATTTGCGTATATACGCCTTTGAACCTATTCCGGCTATTTTTAAAGTACTGCTAGCTAACGCTCAACGCTTCGATCCAGAAAAAATCAAAGTATTTGACTGTGGACTTGCTGAGGAGTCTAAGAGTATAACATTCGCTTATCATCCTAACGCTACCATGCTCTCTACTGCTTATCCAGAAGATTCCTCAGAGTTAAAAGAGCAGATGAAACAAGCAGCAACTCGCAATATCAAATACGCAGGGGAAGCTTTTCGCTGGTTACGTTGGTTTCCCCCATTTTTACGCAAGCTACTGATTAAAAATAGTTTAGAAAAAGCTTTTCAAGTCGAGTTGGTCACTTGTCAATTGAGAACTGTTTCTGACATTATCCGAGAGCAAAATATAGAGCGTATTGACTTGCTGAAGATAGATGCAGAAAAAAGCGAATTAAACGTGCTTTTGGGGATTGCAGCCCAAGATTGGCAAAAAATCCAACAAGTCGTCGTAGAAGTTCATGATCTAGAGGGAAGATTGGACAAAATCACGACTTTGCTCAGAGAAAAGGGTTTGACGGAAATTAAAGTCGAACAAGAAGCAGTTTTAAATAATTCTAATATTTTCAATTTGTATGCTTGGCGGGGATTGTAAATAAGTTGTTAAATTTTCAGGGGAAAAATAGCAGTATTCTAAATAAATCAGGAGACACAAACAAATAAGGTAAGAAGTGCGATGATCAACAAGATTTTATACGCAAATTCTGGTAGTGGACACACCCAAGATATGCTGAAAGTCCTACTGGATTTACCAGCGATCCAAAAAGCTAGCCTGACTCTATTACACGTGGTTCCACCTCAAGTTAGCAGCGAAGCTACTACGGAAAAATGGGCAGCAGGTGGTGAATTTCTTCAAAAAGAACTAAAACATCTCAATCTAGATATCAGTAAGGTTTCGATAATACTACGGCAGGGCGAACCTAAAGATACAGTCTGTCAAGTAGCTGAAGAAATAAACGCCGATTTGCTGATCATGGGTTCAAGAGGAATCAAAGGACTAGAGGCAATTTTAGGCAATTCCGTTAGTCAGTACGTATTTCAATTGACCAATCGTCCCATGTTGCTCGTGAAAGATGATATCTACGTCAAAAAAATTAAACGCGTCATGGTCGCTTTAGATAAATCTAGCGCGGCCGCATATTGTCTAGATCTGGCTCTTGAGCTCTTGCGGGATTACCCAGAAGCCCAATTATATCTAGCTCGCGTTAACCCCGATTTGAAACCAGAATTGTTACCCCTATCTAAAACTGAGATCGAAAACAACCCCGTATTAGCCCCGGCGATCGCTAAAGCTAGACGTCTGGGAATTAACCCCAAAGCGATCGTTACCGGTGGAAAACCCGGGGAAAAAATCTGCGAACTAGCAGCAGAAAATAACATTGATCTATTAATGATTGGTTCCCCTGATCGCCGTCCCTCTATCGCCAAAACCCTACCAGATGTAGACCGTTTATTGGGTACATCCCTTTCGGACTATATCCGTGTTAATGCTACTTGTCCTGTGCTGTTAGCTCGCAGATAAATAAAAAAAGCCTACGTGAATAGAGCGTAGGTTTTCCATTAATAGCCAAAAAAAATGTTAAGTTAAGTAAATTGCCAACTAAAACTCAAGGAAAAGATTGCATGACAGCTACTGTAAGTAAAAGCCAGTACGAAGTAAAAGACCTATCTCTCGCTCCTAAAGGCAAACAAAGAATCGAATGGGCAGGTAGAGAAATGCCTGTACTCAGACAAATTCAAGAGCGTTTTGCTCAAGAAAAACCCCTCGCTGGAATTCGTCTGATCGCTTGTTGTCACGTAACTACAGAAACCGCCCATCTAGCGATCGCTCTTCAAGCCGCCGGCGCCGATGCACTACTTATCGCCAGTAACCCCCTCTCTACTCAAGATGACGTAGCCGCTTCCTTGGTACAAGACTATGGTATCCCAGTATTCGCGATCAAAGGAGAAGACAACGCGACCTATCACCGTCACGTACGCATCGCCCTAGATCATCGTCCCCATATTATTATTGATGATGGTGGAGACGTAACCGTCACCCTCGTACAAGAACGTCAAGAGCAAATTAGCGAAATTATTGGTACTACAGAAGAAACCACCACAGGAATTGTCCGTCTAGCAGCTATGTTCAAAGACGGTATGCTTAGTTTCCCCGCTATGAACGTTAACGATGCTGATACAAAACATTTCTTTGATAATCGTTATGGCACCGGTCAATCCACACTAGACGGAGTTATACGCGCCACTAACGTGCTATTAGCCGGTAAAAGTGTAGTAGTAGCAGGCTATGGCTGGTGCGGTAAAGGCGTGGCTATGCGCGCCCACGGTTTAGGCTCTAACGTCATTGTTACCGAAATTAACCCCGTACGCGCTATAGAAGCCGCTATGGATGGTTTTAAAGTCATGACGATGGACAAAGCCGCAGCTTTAGGAGATTTGTTCGTCACAGTTACTGGTAACAAACACGTAATTCGCCCTGAGCACTTTGAAGTGATGAAAGACGGCGCGATGGTGTGTAACTCTGGACACTTTGACATCGAAATCGATCTTAAGTCACTGGGAGAAGCAGCCACAGAAGTTAAAGAAGTGCGGAACTTTACCCAAGAATACCGTCTTCCTAGTGGTAAATCTATCATTGTTCTTGGAGAAGGACGTCTAATTAATCTAGCAGCCGCCGAAGGTCACCCCAGCGCGGTAATGGATATGAGTTTTGCTAATCAAGCTTTGGCTTGCGAATACTTAGTTAAAAATAAAGGCAAACTAGAGCCCGGTATTTACTCTATACCCACCGAGATAGACCAAGAAATCGCTCGTCTCAAACTCCAAGCTATGGGTATCGAAATAGATAGTCTCACTTCAGAACAACAAGAATACATCAACTCTTGGAATTCGGGTACCTAAATCTCAATAGGGGAATTTATTTTCCCCTTTGATATTACATCGCTACGCTCAGGGGAAAGGGTAAGGGTTAGTTATCTTTAA
This genomic window contains:
- a CDS encoding glycosyltransferase; the protein is MTHFGIICPAESGHINTMFPLAQELQKRGHRLTLITMVDAQAKALAAGLEFKPIGVDLFPLGKLTEDLAVMGKLSGTEALKYAVQFFKNNAIAILIDVPKIIEEENIEALLIDQSCSGGSTVAELLGVPFITICSAVVLNREVGVPPFNTLWPYSPTIWARLRNQIGYKILDRLAQPIRDVTIEYRQRWNLPQHTDINQAYSPLAQISQQPAEFEFPRETLPQWFHFTGPYHYSAPREPVPFPWEKLTQQPLIYASMGTVQNRLIEVFETIASACVGLDAQLVITLGGSTESLPELPGNPLVVSYAPQLELLRKAALTITHAGMNTTLECLTNGVPMVAIPIANDQPGIAARIAWTGVGEVIPFKKLTSEKLKKAIRKVLTEDHYKANVLRLQQAIQKAGGVSQAADIIEKAVTTGEPVLA
- a CDS encoding FkbM family methyltransferase, translated to MSNPILETQLPDGRTIFCVREQEVPILYKQIQGYLKYQIKLHPGDTVFDVGANIGLFSLWAYQTCQNDLRIYAFEPIPAIFKVLLANAQRFDPEKIKVFDCGLAEESKSITFAYHPNATMLSTAYPEDSSELKEQMKQAATRNIKYAGEAFRWLRWFPPFLRKLLIKNSLEKAFQVELVTCQLRTVSDIIREQNIERIDLLKIDAEKSELNVLLGIAAQDWQKIQQVVVEVHDLEGRLDKITTLLREKGLTEIKVEQEAVLNNSNIFNLYAWRGL
- a CDS encoding universal stress protein; its protein translation is MINKILYANSGSGHTQDMLKVLLDLPAIQKASLTLLHVVPPQVSSEATTEKWAAGGEFLQKELKHLNLDISKVSIILRQGEPKDTVCQVAEEINADLLIMGSRGIKGLEAILGNSVSQYVFQLTNRPMLLVKDDIYVKKIKRVMVALDKSSAAAYCLDLALELLRDYPEAQLYLARVNPDLKPELLPLSKTEIENNPVLAPAIAKARRLGINPKAIVTGGKPGEKICELAAENNIDLLMIGSPDRRPSIAKTLPDVDRLLGTSLSDYIRVNATCPVLLARR
- the ahcY gene encoding adenosylhomocysteinase, which produces MTATVSKSQYEVKDLSLAPKGKQRIEWAGREMPVLRQIQERFAQEKPLAGIRLIACCHVTTETAHLAIALQAAGADALLIASNPLSTQDDVAASLVQDYGIPVFAIKGEDNATYHRHVRIALDHRPHIIIDDGGDVTVTLVQERQEQISEIIGTTEETTTGIVRLAAMFKDGMLSFPAMNVNDADTKHFFDNRYGTGQSTLDGVIRATNVLLAGKSVVVAGYGWCGKGVAMRAHGLGSNVIVTEINPVRAIEAAMDGFKVMTMDKAAALGDLFVTVTGNKHVIRPEHFEVMKDGAMVCNSGHFDIEIDLKSLGEAATEVKEVRNFTQEYRLPSGKSIIVLGEGRLINLAAAEGHPSAVMDMSFANQALACEYLVKNKGKLEPGIYSIPTEIDQEIARLKLQAMGIEIDSLTSEQQEYINSWNSGT